A stretch of the Panicum virgatum strain AP13 chromosome 9N, P.virgatum_v5, whole genome shotgun sequence genome encodes the following:
- the LOC120687637 gene encoding uncharacterized protein LOC120687637, with translation MYRWPRPAAADAPTSRSYPLPPAPFPRPATLASEPLPGHAALAPELLLRPALLAPAREEPVVWTPPEEPRFAYPPLTFGGQMREDLSNGEQFVQDGCNGGQHVATPIDGGKNMCTDRKEFTTGTSNQIDRLSSMQKAERRCPSRTNDGGRQRRRQAIATGRVQETDEINGTIRRGSRFENKAYILASLLDYPIKLDRFLSLQRGYNLHI, from the exons ATGTACAGATGGCCGCGCCCTGCTGCCGCAGACGCGCCAACGAGCCGCTCCTACCCCCTTCCGCCGGCGCCGTTCCCACGCCCTGCTACCCTCGCGTCGGAGCCGCTCCCAGGCCATGCTGCCCtcgcgccggagctgctcctGCGCCCTGCCCTCCTCGCGCCGGCGCGCGAGGAGCCGGTGGTCTGGACGCCTCCAGAGGAACCCCGGTTTGCTTATCCTCCATTGACCTTCGGTGGCCAGATGCGTGAGGATCTCTCCAATGGTGAGCAGTTCGTTCAGGACGGCTGCAATG gtGGACAGCATGTTGCGACTCCAATAGATGGAGGCAAGAACATGTGTACGGATCGGAAAGAATTCACTACAGGTACCTCAAATCAAATTGATCGGCTGTCCAGCATGCAGAAGGCAGAGCGTCGGTGTCCTTCACGTACGAACGatggcgggcggcagcggcggcgtcaagCCATAGCGACGGGTCGCGTGCAGGAAACGGATGAGATCAATGGAACAATACGACGTGGGTCTAGATTTGAAAATAAAGCTTATATTTTAGCTAGTCTCTTGGACTACCCCATAAAATTAGATAGATTTCTATCTTTACAAAGGGGTTATAATCTCCATATTTAA
- the LOC120693151 gene encoding probable galacturonosyltransferase-like 1: MSSSPLLLLLLCAVGAAAAAVPRYREAPHITNSAAAQCPPPLPPSDADAACSPLAAVHVAMTLDASYLRGTMAAVLSVLRHASCPESIFFHFVASATASSRSRATAGELRATVRASFPSLAFRVYPFADEARVAGLISTSIRGALDRPLNYARSYLASTLPPCVRRVVYLDSDVVLTDDIAALAATPLPGEETAVAAPEYCGANFTAYFTPGFWASPALSSVFAGRRACYFNTGVMVLDLARWRRAGYTAQIEEWMELQKRVRIYELGSLPPFLLVFAGRIASVDHRWNQHGLGGDNYRGLCRGLHAGAVSLLHWSGKGKPWDRLDAGRPCPLDAVWAKYDLLRPAAGIESS; this comes from the coding sequence ATGTCGAGTTCCCctctgctgctcctgctcctctgcgccgtcggcgccgcggccgccgccgtgccgaggTACCGCGAGGCGCCGCACATCACcaactcggcggcggcgcagtgcccgccgccgctcccgccgtcGGACGCGGACGCGGCGTGCTCGCCGCTTGCGGCGGTGCACGTGGCCATGACCCTGGACGCGTCGTACCTGCGGGGCACCATGGCGGCCGTGCTCTCCGTGCTGCGCCACGCGTCCTGCCCGGAGTCCATCTTCTTCCACTTCGTCGCCTCCGCGACGGCCTCCTCGAGGTCGAGGGCCACGGCGGGGGAGCTGCGGGCCACGGTGCGCGCGTCGTTCCCGTCGCTGGCGTTCCGGGTGTACCCGTTCGCCGACGAGGCCCGCGTGGCGGGGCTCATCTCCACCTCCATCCGCGGCGCGCTCGACCGCCCGCTCAACTACGCGCGCTCCTACCTCGCGTCCACGCTCCCGCCCTGCGTGCGCCGCGTCGTGTACCTCGACTCCGACGTCGTGCTCACCGACGACATCGCGGCCCTCGCCGCGACGCCGCTCCCGGGGGAGGAGACGGCCGTGGCGGCGCCCGAGTACTGCGGCGCCAACTTCACCGCCTACTTCACGCCGGGGTTCTGGGCGTCACCCGCGCTCTCCTCCGtcttcgccggccgccgcgcctgctACTTCAACACGGGCGTCATGGTGCTCGACCTCGCGCGGTGGCGCCGCGCGGGCTACACCGCGCAGATCGAGGAGTGGATGGAGCTCCAGAAGCGCGTGCGCATCTACGAGCTCGGCTCGCTGCCGCCGTTCCTGCTCGTCTTCGCCGGCCGCATCGCGTCGGTGGACCACCGGTGGAACCAGcacggcctcggcggcgacaaCTACCGCGGGCTCTGCCGCGGGCTCCACGCCGGCGCCGTCAGCCTGCTGCACTGGAGCGGCAAGGGCAAGCCCTGGGACCGGCTGGACGCCGGGCGGCCGTGCCCGCTCGACGCCGTCTGGGCCAAGTACGACctgctccggccggccgccggcatcGAGAGCTCGTGA